In Flavobacterium luteolum, the DNA window ACAGGATCATAACTCCAATAATCATCACCAATTGAAACCGTTTCTATTTTTTGAGCCAAATACAGAAATTCTACAAAGTTTTTTACTTTCCCATCTTTCAGATTCAGCTTTTTGCCCCATTTTTGCGTGCTTTTATTTTCTTTTTTCGTTTTATAATAAACATGCAAACCTTCAATTTCTTCTTTATTTTTGATGGTATTTTTGTCATCAGAATAATATCTAGGCTTTTCGTCACCAATCAAAAAATAATTGACTGTTGTTGTGTCGACTTTTCCTTTTAAATAATCTGCCCAATCTGATTTTATATTTTTATTAAAACGAGAATTGTGTTGGGTATCAAAACCAATTCCGTAGAAAATTCCGCCCGACAAAAACAAAGGCGAATACGATTTGTCAGCAAAAGTTTCTGGAGTAAAATTTGAATTATAGGCACCAAAATAATCCCAATCTCCATCTGCGCAGGCGTATATAATTCCGAATGCAGAAAGCAAAACGGCACTAGAAGCAAGAAATAATCTGCTTAAAAGTATTTTTCTCATAATTGTTTAAATTGAATTCGTCTAAATCGTAAAATATAATTTCATTTGGCTTTTCGACAAGATGATCTTGCAAATCTTCTGCCATTTCTTTTAAATCCTCTGGTTTTATTTCTTCTATTTTCAAAAGATCATTTTCTTCATAAAAAACGCCATTTTTATAATTGGAATGTTTTACCCTAAAAAAAATCGGACTTGTTTTTTCAAAATTGGAATCTTTTTCTAATGATTCACTGCTCATTTTAGAGCGCAGTCCAATCACTTTATTATTTCTAATATGAACTCCCCAAGAATAAATTGGAAAAGCAAAATCGAGATGCAGCGGATATCTTTTTAAACTTTTAAGATATCGCTCTGCCACTTTTTGATCGTAAATAGAATTTAGAGAATCGGGCGCAATCGATCCCATGTTATAATACATCAAAACTCCAGAATCGACATTTGGGATTTTTGTTTTTTTGAAGTATTTCACCTGATGCAATCGAATAGTAGCTGAAAGCTTCTTTTTCGAAAGTTCTTTAAAAACCTCAATAAATTTTAAATAATTGTCTTTGCTTTTTAAAGTCCAATCGCAGTCAATTTGAATTTCCTGACACGTAATTTCGTTTTTAGAATTAATCTGTTCTATAAAATCAAAAGTTTTCTGAGCTAGATTCTCCACATCAAGATTGGGTTGCAGCATCACTTTGTTTTGAATGAAAACTACTGGAACAATTGTATAGTTTTTTGGGTTTTCTTCAAATCGAATAGGACTTATGGGAATGGGCAAATTTGATTCTGGATGAAGTCCAATGTCAAAATACCTTACATACAGCTTTTGAACACCATTCTCATTCAAAACCTCTTTTTCTGTTTTTGAAAATTTGAACAACGTTTTCCAGTAATAAAAAGAGATTACAGGTTTTTCATTTTTAGTGCATGATAACATTAAAAAGAGAAACAAAACTGGAAAAATTCGCTTGAACAAAACTTAGAAAATTATATTTTACCCCAAAAGTAAGAAATTATATCATTTTAAAATGTTTGAAACACCAAAACTTTAGAAGATTCGCAAAAGTTCCAAATCCTAATAAATGGCTAAAAAATTTCGATTAAAGCAAATATAATCGTTATTTTGTGCAATCAAATTGAAAAACCGTTATGTTGAAAAACACTCTAAAATATATTGCATTTATAGTTTTAATATCAATGATAAGCTGCGCAAAAAGAGGCAGTATTACCGGCGGTTTAAAAGATACGCTACCTCCTGTTTTAACATCTAGCTTTCCAAAAAATTTCAGCACCAATTTTAAAGAAAGTACAATCACTTTAAATTTTGACGAATATGTCAAACTTAAAAACACCAACAAGCAGCTGATTATTTCTCCGCCTTTAAAAAATGAGCCATTAATTACACCTATGAGTGTCAGCAAATTTATAAAGATTGAACTTCGAGATACTTTGCTGCCAAACACAACTTACAGTTTAAATTTTGGGCAAGCTATTCAGGATAATAACGAAGGAAATGCTTTAAATCAGTTCAAATATATTTTTTCAACAGGATCGCATATTGATTCGCTTAAATTGAATGGAAGAATTAAAGATTCTTACGGAAAATATGTTGACAATTTTGTTTCTGTGATGCTATACGAAGTAAATGATAAATTCAAAGATTCTACCATTTACAAAGATTTTCCACGCTATATTACCAATACTTTAGATAGTATGCGAACTTTTCAGTTTGAAAATTTAAAGGAAGGAAAATATCTTTTGGTTGCTTTAAAAGACAAAGGATCAAATAACAAATTTAACCCGAAAGACGATAAAATTGGTTTTCTAAAAAATTATATCACAGTTCCTTCAGATACGGTTTACGAATTAGAATTATTTAAAGAAACACTTCCACTAAAAACATTCAAACCTATTCAGGCTTCTGGAAACCGTCTGTATCTTCCGTATGAAGGAAAACAGGATTTTAAGAAATCACAACCAAAAATTACCCTAAAAAACGGCAATGAAGTTCTGGAAACTATAGTAACCCAATTCCCTAAAAAGGATTCGTTGCAAGTTTGGTACAAACCTGTAAAAGCCGATTCGCTATCAATGGAAGTTGAGAAAGGAGATTACAAAAAGAGATTTTCTTTTAAAATTAAAGCCTTAAAAAAAGACACTTTAAATATTAAAGCAGTGCAAAATGGTCAGCTTAATTTTAGAGACCGTTTTACATTGGAAACTGAAACTCCATTGGTAAAATTTGATAAATCTAAAATCAAATTGGTTAACAAAGATTCTGTTGCAGTTCCTTACACGACAGAATACGACGTATTTGACCAAAAGCTTTATTTTGATTTCAAAAAAGAACCTCTAGACAAATACAGTTTTACTTTCTTGCCAGGCGCTTTGACCGATTTTTACGAAAAAACAAACGATACTTTATCGTACAAACTCAGCACTAAAGAATATGCCGATTACGGAAATATCATTTTGAATCTGAAAAATGTAAAACGTTTCCCTATAATTGTCGAATTGACCAATAAAAAAGGAGATGTTGTTTTAGCCGAAGGATATTCTGAAGGCGCAACTACTTTAGAGTTCAATTTGTTGCAGCCTGACATGTTTACGGTTCGTATTATTTATGATGACAATAAAAATAAAGTGTACGACACTGGAAACTTCTTAGAAAAGAGATATGCCGAAGAAGTATTTTACAATCAGGAAGAATTTGATGTCCGTGCCAATTGGGACAGGAACGAAACCATCGACTTAAGCATTCCGTTTAATCCTGAGGTCGAGAAAAAACAAGACGATAAAAAGAAAAAAGAAGCAGAAAAGAAACGGAAAGCTTTTTAAAGTTTGATTTCGAACTGATCTTTATCGCTTAGAAAATCTAATTTTTTACGCGTTTCATACATGGTGTTTTTGTCTAATTCTACGACAAAAACACCATTTTTTTCTTGCGGTTCTAAAATATAATTCCCTAAGAAATCTATTGCTTGCGAATGTCCAATATGTTCAAAATGGTGAGCATCTTTCCCTATTCTATTTACTCCAATTACGTACGAAAGATTTTCGATAGCACGTGCTTTTAGCAAAGCATCCCAAGCATTGGTACGCACTTTTGGCCAATTGGCGACATATAAAATCAGATCGTAATTTTCTGTATTGCGCACAAAAACCGGAAATCTCAAATCGTAACAAACCTGCAGACATATTTTCCAATCCAGATAGTCTACAATAACTTTTTGATTTCCGCGTGTATACACTTTGTCCTCACCTGCCAGAGAGAATGAATGACGTTTATCGTAATACTGGATTTCGCCTGACGGAAAAACAAAAATCATACGATTGTAATATTCTCCATTCTCCGCGATGACAACACTTCCAGTAATTGCAGCCTTTTTTTGTCTTGCTTTCAATTTCATCCAACCAATAGTTTCGCCCTGCATCGTTTCTGCAACTTCAGAAGCATTCATTGTAAATCCGGTCGAAAACATTTCTGGAAGCACAATCAAATTTACTTCCGAATCGATTTCATTGATTTTTGAATCGAAGTTTTCTCGGTTTTTACTGGCATCTTGCCAAAAAAGATCAGTTTGGATTAAAGCAATTTTCATCTTGTTTTATGGATAAGTAGAAAAAACAGGTTTTGAAATTAAATCACAGTCAAGTCAGGAAAATTCTCTTTATATAATTTTAGTTTTGCATGAGTTGGCTCTTCTTCAGTTATAACATAATTTATCTCAGACAAACTAGCTATTTTCATTTTAAGAACTGTATTTAGCTTTTCTGTGATGGTTAAAACCGCTGTTTTTTTAGAAGCCTGAATCATTGCTTTCTTAACCTGGACAGTTTCCCAGTCAGAATCAGAATAACCGCCATCTATATCTAAAGCATTTGTTCCTAGAACCAGAAGATCTGCTTTTATGTTAGCCAATTGATGAAAAGCCTCTCCGCTCACACACATCTGACTATAAGAAGAAATGCTTCCGCCAATCATAATGGTTTTAATATTTGGTTTATCTAAAAGCTGTACAGCTGTTAACGCAGTGATCG includes these proteins:
- a CDS encoding nitrilase family protein, which codes for MKIALIQTDLFWQDASKNRENFDSKINEIDSEVNLIVLPEMFSTGFTMNASEVAETMQGETIGWMKLKARQKKAAITGSVVIAENGEYYNRMIFVFPSGEIQYYDKRHSFSLAGEDKVYTRGNQKVIVDYLDWKICLQVCYDLRFPVFVRNTENYDLILYVANWPKVRTNAWDALLKARAIENLSYVIGVNRIGKDAHHFEHIGHSQAIDFLGNYILEPQEKNGVFVVELDKNTMYETRKKLDFLSDKDQFEIKL
- a CDS encoding Ig-like domain-containing protein; this encodes MLKNTLKYIAFIVLISMISCAKRGSITGGLKDTLPPVLTSSFPKNFSTNFKESTITLNFDEYVKLKNTNKQLIISPPLKNEPLITPMSVSKFIKIELRDTLLPNTTYSLNFGQAIQDNNEGNALNQFKYIFSTGSHIDSLKLNGRIKDSYGKYVDNFVSVMLYEVNDKFKDSTIYKDFPRYITNTLDSMRTFQFENLKEGKYLLVALKDKGSNNKFNPKDDKIGFLKNYITVPSDTVYELELFKETLPLKTFKPIQASGNRLYLPYEGKQDFKKSQPKITLKNGNEVLETIVTQFPKKDSLQVWYKPVKADSLSMEVEKGDYKKRFSFKIKALKKDTLNIKAVQNGQLNFRDRFTLETETPLVKFDKSKIKLVNKDSVAVPYTTEYDVFDQKLYFDFKKEPLDKYSFTFLPGALTDFYEKTNDTLSYKLSTKEYADYGNIILNLKNVKRFPIIVELTNKKGDVVLAEGYSEGATTLEFNLLQPDMFTVRIIYDDNKNKVYDTGNFLEKRYAEEVFYNQEEFDVRANWDRNETIDLSIPFNPEVEKKQDDKKKKEAEKKRKAF
- a CDS encoding DeoR/GlpR family DNA-binding transcription regulator gives rise to the protein MSTENEVLNYSKEERKNHILKEINLHTRVSFETLSAKLGVSEDTVRRDINELDADSLLIKVKGGAMTKGYHYSSSNQTYAVEAKQVIAQKAVDLLHDGMVLIVDGGTTIREFIRLIPNDLNLTVFTITALTAVQLLDKPNIKTIMIGGSISSYSQMCVSGEAFHQLANIKADLLVLGTNALDIDGGYSDSDWETVQVKKAMIQASKKTAVLTITEKLNTVLKMKIASLSEINYVITEEEPTHAKLKLYKENFPDLTVI